One Parcubacteria group bacterium DNA window includes the following coding sequences:
- a CDS encoding type II secretion system protein, protein MRGITLLEILVALSIFGLLGTFGVTTLSGFKKAIDLSGAADTTIAMLEDARSRTRFSNDRSQYGIHFATNRVTLFRGVSYVEGAPENESTTLPQTVEISTVTLTGGGSDVLFEVLTGEANKTGTVIIRLKSDVSKTRIVEIQQSGVAGIQ, encoded by the coding sequence ATGAGAGGAATTACCTTACTCGAAATACTTGTTGCTCTAAGCATCTTCGGGCTGCTCGGCACATTTGGTGTCACGACGCTATCAGGATTTAAGAAAGCAATTGATCTCAGTGGAGCAGCAGATACAACAATTGCGATGCTTGAAGATGCGCGATCTCGCACCCGGTTTTCGAACGATCGTTCGCAATACGGTATTCACTTTGCGACAAACAGAGTGACACTCTTTCGCGGCGTGTCGTATGTGGAGGGGGCTCCAGAGAATGAGAGTACAACCCTACCGCAAACGGTTGAGATTTCTACCGTAACACTAACCGGAGGGGGTTCAGACGTTCTATTTGAAGTATTAACCGGAGAGGCAAATAAGACAGGTACCGTTATCATACGACTCAAAAGTGACGTTTCAAAAACACGCATCGTCGAGATACAACAATCCGGAGTTGCTGGAATACAATGA